In the genome of Pseudanabaena mucicola str. Chao 1806, the window AATTTTTGTAGTTGTTTTCCAATACCTAAGCCTTCTAGAGGAGTCTCTATATTTTTTAAATGCGGTAATAGATATCTTCTATATTTCTCACCTGCAAGAAATATAAAAATTGTTTCCTCAATAGAATAAATTTCACTAATTTGTTTTAAAACCTGATCAGCCCATAGCTTAACTTCATCTGCATACATATTATTGAGAGTTAGCTCGTATGGCTCAATTTCTTGATCTAAAGATAGTAGACCGTGCTTTGCTGAGAGAATGAAAATATTATCAGATTCTAGTTTTTGAGCATATTTAAGGTTGAGTTTAAAAAGTGTACTTATGTACAAATCTTTTGCTTTTGCTCGCTGCGATAATTTACGGCTCGCACATGAGATAAGAACTATGCTTTTAGTCATATCTTTTCAATGATTGATAGTACGAGTAAGCCTCGTCACTAGAAAGTAACTCACCATCTTCTACTTCCTGCATCAACTTAGCCAAACCAAAATTTTCTAAAATTTCTTCGATTATGAATTTAATTTTTAACAAAAGACTAAGCTGCTTAATGAGCTTCTGCATAAATTCGTAATGCTGCCGCGATTTTTTTCTCATAATCATCACTTTGTGATTGAAACCATGCAAGTGTTTGAGGATCGATTTGTACAAGAGCATTCAATGAAGATACAGGCTTCCACCAGCGAGACTTATTGAAAAACTCCTCAGTCAAAGGAGGAACATCGGATGTATCAATTTCTGATTCTGACAGAGCGTCTAGTTTAGCCCAATTCGTCTCTGAGGTATTGTTCATGGCATTATGCAGCAACTTCAACATAAGCGGAGTAGGTATAAGGCTTAGGACTTTCTAGCCCTTCTTCGATAAGACCATCGATATGAAACTCTATAGCCTCTTGTATATTTTGATTGACCTCTTCTATTGTTGCGCCAGTAGAAACACAGCCTAAAACATCTGGAGAATATGCAGAATAGCCTGTTTGCGTTTTTTCTATAACTACAAGATATTTCATTACTCTAGTCTTGCCTTATACTAGCCTTATTGTACTTGAATGCAAATACTATTGCGACATTTTTATGAAAAGCAAAATAGCTATTCATCCAGATATTTGCAACGGGTGACCAGTAATTGCTAATACTCGGATTACAGTGCAGACGATAATCGAGTTTTTGGGCGCAGGTGATTCGATTGAAGAAGTCATTGAAGAATATCCATCTCTCACAAGGGAGGATATTTATGCCTGTATGCAATTTGTGGCAAAGCAAAGCTAACTCAGTAGTCATCGTTCATAGGGTTGAATAATTTTTAGATTAGGGATAACCCGATAATGTTTGACATTAAAAGTACAAAGAGTTTTATTTTTGCTAATGGCACAATGAGCAATTAACGCATCTAATAGCCCGATTCCATCAGAAAGGCGATATTTACTAAAATCTGCCAAAGCATTATCGCAATCAGCCTCAGTCAACCAAATTAATGATAAAGGTGCAGTCAGCCTAAAAACTTGATTAACTTCTTGTTTGTTTTGACAATTTTGGATTAACTCCATCACCACAAAACCTGACACACTGGGCAATTCTGATAATGTCGTAAACCATGCGATCGCAGGTTTATGACCCCTCAAAACATCGATCAGAATATCAGTATCTAAAACATACATAAAATCACTTTATAGATGTTGGCGATGTTCTGCTGCATGACGAATTTGACGCGCATATTCTTGACTATCCTTAATCTCAGGACGCGAGTTAATTAGTCCTTCACTTTGCCAATAGCTCACTAATTCTGCACCAGATCTAGGCAGATTCTCAGAAGATTTTCTAACAGCCAGAAGTTGCAGAATATATTCTGGTAAAGACAAACTAATTTTCCCTGCTTCCACAGATAGCTCTTGTTCCAATTCTTGAGGTAAATCTAAAGAAATTGTCATAGTCTTAATTTGGGGATTTGGCATTGCTGTCTATTAATATAGCAAATAAAAAAAGCCCCGCATTGCGGGGCTTTTTGGTTTGTTAGAGCTTAGTAACGAGCGCTGTTAGGCTTGTGTACGATGAAGCTTTGGACTTGGCACTGCTTGATGTTGTCGAAAGCAACAACACGAATGAAAGAACCAGGATAGCTAGAACGGCAAGCTTGTACTTCGCTCAAAACTTCTTGAGGAGTGGTGGCGTTGAATAGGGGCAACTTCCACATTGTCCAGTAGTGAAGTTCAGGAGCAGAATCTTCGTTAAATTCGATCGCTGCGTAGAAACCTTGTCTCAAGGTATACTCGATTTGACGAGTGATTTGAGCATCGCTCAAAGGGGGAAGATAAGAAAGAGTTTCGTAACGACGCTCTTTTGGTAAAGTTTGCATTATTTCCTCGCGATTGAAATTAAATTGCTATTGATTTGGGCTATTGATTTGCTTCAGTAGAAGCGTGATCGCCATCAACATCTGAGTCAGCAACTGCTTCAAGAGGACTACTGAGGCTAGATTCTGGAATAGGTTCTTGAACTTTTATCTCAGCATCTAGATTCTCACATTCTGCATATCCTTCTGAAGCCTGAACACTCATGATGCGCTCAAAATGTCGACGACGAAGCTGCATATTTGATTGTTGAATACCTGTACGAGTCATTTCTGGCAAAAAATCCAAAATCTCATTTGCGAGATGTTCGCGCACAGTCATCACTCGAAAAGCCATCTCTTGATGAACCTCAAAAAGGTCTTTAATATAAAGCTCACCATTTTGGAGTCTTTCGCGTGTCGAGAATTGGTTAAACCAGAGAGCTTTTAACTTATCCGTTTCTTCCAACTGCTCGGCGATCGTCTTAACAGCCTCGAAGGTCAAAAAATTGATCAACATATTGGCTGTGGACTTAGTACTGCGCTTAATATCCATAGGCTCAATTCACCAAGAGTTTTACTATATTGTTTCGTGTTACGAAACAATATAGTAAGGAGCTAATCGATTAGAGAGTATCCATTGCTTCAAACTCGAACTTGATTTCCTTCCATAGTTCAAGAGCAGCATTCAATTCAGGAGACCAACGACCAGCTTCACGAAGAACGTCGCCGCCTTCACGCCAGAGGTTGCGACCTTCGTTACGAGCTTGGATACAAGCTTCGAGAGCAACACGGTTAGCGGTTGCACCAGGAGCAGCACCCCATGGGTGACCCAAAGTACCACCACCGAACTGTAAGCAAGAATCATCGCCGAAGATTTCCACGAGAGCAGGCATGTGCCATACGTGGATACCACCAGAAGCTACAGGGAGTACGCCAGGCATAGAAGCCCAATCTTGGGTGAAGTAGATACCACGAGTGCGATCTTGTTCAATGTGGTCTTCACGCATGAGGTCAACGAAGCCCATGGTGATTTCCTTTTCACCTTCGAGCTTACCAACAACGGTTCCAGAGTGGAGGTGGTCACCGCCAGACATACGGAGACACTTAGCCAAAACGCGGAAGTGAATCCCGTGGGTCTTTTGACGGTCGATAACAGCGTGCATTGCGCGGTGAATGTGCAATAGCAAGCCATTTTCACGACAATACTTAGCAAGAGAGGTGTTAGCTGTGAAACCACCAGTCAAGAAGTCATGCATGATGATAGGTGTGCCGATTTCCTTAGCGAAAGCTGCACGTTCCATCATTTGCTCAGATGTAGGTGCAGTTACGTTGAGGTAGTGACCCTTGATTTCGCCAGTTTCAGCTTGTGCTTTTTCGATTGCTTCTTGTACAAACAGGAAGCGATCGCGCCAGCGCATGAAAGGCTGAGAGTTAATATTTTCGTCGTCTTTGGTGAAGTCTAGACCGCCGCGTAAGCACTCATATACTGCACGACCGTAGTTCTTCGCAGAAAGACCTAATTTAGGCTTAATGGTACAACCGAGGAGAGGACGACCATACTTGTTCAACTTGTCGCGCTCAACTTGGATACCGTGAGGTGGTCCTTGGAAAGTCTTGAGGTATGCGATGGGTACGCGGATGTCTTCTAGACGAAGTGCGCGGAGTGCTTTGAAACCGAATACGTTACCAACCAAGGAGGTGAGCAAGTTGGTGACGGAGCCTTCTTCAAACAAGTCGAGAGGATAGGCGATGTAAGCGATGTATTGGTTGTCTTCGTTGGGTACTGGTTCGACATCATAGCAACGACCTTTGTAGCGATCGAGGTCGGTCAACAAGTCTGTCCATACAGTTGTCCAAGTACCTGTAGAAGATTCAGCAGCTACCGCAGCAGCAGCTTCTTCGGGAGGTACGCCTGGTTGAGGCACGAAGCGGAAAGCTGCGAGAAGGTCAGTATCTCTGGGAGTGTAATCGGGGGTATAGTACTTTAGTTTATAGTCCTGAACACCAGCGTCGTACCCAGCCTTAGCTTTAGACTGTGTTTTTGAGTAAGACATTAATATCTCCTTACTAGAGTTAAATTGAGAATCGTTTAAATTTCCACCATTCGACCTATGGGCAGTTTGCTCCCGTGAGAGTGCGTAAGGCAAAAAATCATGCCTCAAGACTCAAAACGATGGTTGACAGTAATCAAGACTGAAAGGCAAGCTTTGGAACTGAAAAATGCGAAAAATTTTTGGTTCTGTGCATCACTGAGTCTTAAAACTGGGTTGCCCGCAAACTGCACGGGGCGCTGCAAAAAAACTGAAGAGGCAGAATCCAAGAGTCAAATCAGATATCTCTTTACTTGGCTTTTTGGTGCTGGCTCCTTGGTGGAACATTTTTTGCTTTATATAAGTTAATCCTATCAGGAATTCTTCGTGTGAAGCCCTTGAGTGATGTTTTTAATTTAAACATAAAGTGCGTATCTACATTTACTTTTTTTGAAAAATTTTTTTTGAAAAGTGCCTTTTCTGGTTATAAATTCATATAAAAAATTTATATAACGCTAATAAGCTAGATATATCCTCTAGTACTTGTTTGTAATTGTTTTGAGCGAATCTGTTCGCTCAAGTTCTTGCTAGACAAGTAGTTTAGTAACAATGCATCAGTCAATTTGTATTAATAAAATTAAGTGTCTATTCTTTGATTTTGGAAATCAAATGGTACACTGTCAAACCAAAAAAGTTATGAATAGATGGCAATTTTAACAGTATTAAAACAATATTAGAAATCCTAATAGCAGATATATAAATAGAAAATCAATTATTTTGATTGGACTTTGTTATCAAGTTAGCCATCAATTTAAATAGAGTATTTCTACTCATTGCTATTATTGCCAAACTCAGAGGCGCTCGGAATGACTGAATAGGGTTTAGCGGATTCGCTGATTCAGCCATAACAATAGTACTTGCTCTAGGGTGTGATTATTTTTGTGCATTTCCTGTTTGACCCATTGAGCGATCGCGTCAATAGCAGAGAAGCTTTCGCCTACTTTCCATTTGACATCAATGCCCATAGAGGTGAGGTGAGTACCTTCGAGGGTCTTTAGGTTTACTGTCTTTGGGAATTTTTGCTTGAGAAGATCTGCAAGGCTGAAAATCTCGTCAATATCATCATCGATAAACTTGATCAGTAAATTGTGAATGGTTTGGTAATTGGCGCTAACTAGCTGTTCAGTTTCCTTGGGAGTAGGGGTGAACTCCATCGTAGACATTTCAGGGATGGTGCTTGATAGTTCTTTAAAAAAAGGAATCGAGCGATCTGCGCTGTAGTTATTGTAGGCAATGTAAATATTACCAGCGCGGGTTGGCTTATATAGACTGTTAATTAATAGATGGATTTTGCAACCCATGCTATGTCCTATTCCAAATACGGGGAAATAGTCGAGAAATAGTTTACTGCGTACCTTGCGAAAGGAAGTATGGACATCGCGGGCAATTTGGCGATGGTCAAAGGTGCTATTGAGGAATGGAGTTGCTACGATCGCATAGTGATTCTCAGCAAGCTGTTCTAGCAAACGACTATAGGCAACCTGTGGGGCGGCAGCAAAAAATGCGCCACCAAGAAAGTGAATTACGCCCTTGGGTTTAGCTGGAGTTAAAACCCAATTTTCTTCTACCTGCTTCCATTGCATAGTCTTAGCTACTATTTGTGTTTTACAATTCTTTACATCTTCCTTATCTTAATCAATTCGCCCATGGAATCAAATATTTTTACATCGTTAATCTTGCCGATCGCGCTAGGAACGATGATGCTTGGAATGGGTTTATCGCTCGTCCCAGATGATTTTTATCGGGTGGGAAAATATCCGAAAGCGGTGATGATAGGTTTGATCAGTCAATTAATTGTGCTGCCACTGATTGGGTTGGCGATCGCTAAGCTTGTACCGATGCAGCCTGCGATCGCTACGGGTTTGATGATTCTGGCTTTATGTCCGGGGGGAGTTTCCTCAAATTTGGTCACATTTTTAGCGAAAGGAGATGTAGCTCTTAGTGTGACCTTAACCGCTTTAAGTAGTCTGATTACAATATTTACAATTCCTATTTTTGCTAATTTGGCTAGCCAACATTTCTTTGGGCAAGGTGCGGCGGTTGAGTTGCCGATAGGGACGACAATTGGACAAATTTTTGTGATTACTTTTTTGCCGATCGCGTTCGGCATGATTATTCGTCAGTTTGCGCCAAACCTATCGGCAAAATTAGAAAAAGTAACCAGTGTCTCGGCTGCTGTACTGTTG includes:
- a CDS encoding DUF6884 domain-containing protein is translated as MTKSIVLISCASRKLSQRAKAKDLYISTLFKLNLKYAQKLESDNIFILSAKHGLLSLDQEIEPYELTLNNMYADEVKLWADQVLKQISEIYSIEETIFIFLAGEKYRRYLLPHLKNIETPLEGLGIGKQLQKLKELVS
- a CDS encoding BrnA antitoxin family protein, with the translated sequence MLHNAMNNTSETNWAKLDALSESEIDTSDVPPLTEEFFNKSRWWKPVSSLNALVQIDPQTLAWFQSQSDDYEKKIAAALRIYAEAH
- a CDS encoding type II toxin-antitoxin system HicB family antitoxin, producing the protein MKYLVVIEKTQTGYSAYSPDVLGCVSTGATIEEVNQNIQEAIEFHIDGLIEEGLESPKPYTYSAYVEVAA
- a CDS encoding DUF433 domain-containing protein yields the protein MANTRITVQTIIEFLGAGDSIEEVIEEYPSLTREDIYACMQFVAKQS
- a CDS encoding PIN domain-containing protein; amino-acid sequence: MYVLDTDILIDVLRGHKPAIAWFTTLSELPSVSGFVVMELIQNCQNKQEVNQVFRLTAPLSLIWLTEADCDNALADFSKYRLSDGIGLLDALIAHCAISKNKTLCTFNVKHYRVIPNLKIIQPYER
- a CDS encoding ribulose bisphosphate carboxylase small subunit; this encodes MQTLPKERRYETLSYLPPLSDAQITRQIEYTLRQGFYAAIEFNEDSAPELHYWTMWKLPLFNATTPQEVLSEVQACRSSYPGSFIRVVAFDNIKQCQVQSFIVHKPNSARY
- a CDS encoding chaperonin family protein RbcX; translated protein: MDIKRSTKSTANMLINFLTFEAVKTIAEQLEETDKLKALWFNQFSTRERLQNGELYIKDLFEVHQEMAFRVMTVREHLANEILDFLPEMTRTGIQQSNMQLRRRHFERIMSVQASEGYAECENLDAEIKVQEPIPESSLSSPLEAVADSDVDGDHASTEANQ
- a CDS encoding form I ribulose bisphosphate carboxylase large subunit, encoding MSYSKTQSKAKAGYDAGVQDYKLKYYTPDYTPRDTDLLAAFRFVPQPGVPPEEAAAAVAAESSTGTWTTVWTDLLTDLDRYKGRCYDVEPVPNEDNQYIAYIAYPLDLFEEGSVTNLLTSLVGNVFGFKALRALRLEDIRVPIAYLKTFQGPPHGIQVERDKLNKYGRPLLGCTIKPKLGLSAKNYGRAVYECLRGGLDFTKDDENINSQPFMRWRDRFLFVQEAIEKAQAETGEIKGHYLNVTAPTSEQMMERAAFAKEIGTPIIMHDFLTGGFTANTSLAKYCRENGLLLHIHRAMHAVIDRQKTHGIHFRVLAKCLRMSGGDHLHSGTVVGKLEGEKEITMGFVDLMREDHIEQDRTRGIYFTQDWASMPGVLPVASGGIHVWHMPALVEIFGDDSCLQFGGGTLGHPWGAAPGATANRVALEACIQARNEGRNLWREGGDVLREAGRWSPELNAALELWKEIKFEFEAMDTL
- a CDS encoding DUF1350 family protein — protein: MQWKQVEENWVLTPAKPKGVIHFLGGAFFAAAPQVAYSRLLEQLAENHYAIVATPFLNSTFDHRQIARDVHTSFRKVRSKLFLDYFPVFGIGHSMGCKIHLLINSLYKPTRAGNIYIAYNNYSADRSIPFFKELSSTIPEMSTMEFTPTPKETEQLVSANYQTIHNLLIKFIDDDIDEIFSLADLLKQKFPKTVNLKTLEGTHLTSMGIDVKWKVGESFSAIDAIAQWVKQEMHKNNHTLEQVLLLWLNQRIR
- a CDS encoding bile acid:sodium symporter family protein yields the protein MESNIFTSLILPIALGTMMLGMGLSLVPDDFYRVGKYPKAVMIGLISQLIVLPLIGLAIAKLVPMQPAIATGLMILALCPGGVSSNLVTFLAKGDVALSVTLTALSSLITIFTIPIFANLASQHFFGQGAAVELPIGTTIGQIFVITFLPIAFGMIIRQFAPNLSAKLEKVTSVSAAVLLAVIILLLIVKEWSRLPNFIAQVGAGVLLLNTISMAGGFYLSKFFQLNPKQQICISIEVGLQNGTLAIAITAGLLNNPDMAVPAAIYSLLMYVTGFLAIGYGRKLAEA